A region from the Hydra vulgaris chromosome 08, alternate assembly HydraT2T_AEP genome encodes:
- the LOC136084289 gene encoding histone-lysine N-methyltransferase SETMAR-like, translated as MGRKAAETARDINTAFGPETTNERMAQWWFKKFRSGEKSLEDEEGRGRPSEIDDNQLRALIEADPRKTIREVAEELNVHNSTVDRHLKQIGKSKKLSKWVPHELNENQKNRRFEVSSALLLRNKNDPFLDRIVTCDEKWILYDNRRRSAQWLDRDEAPQHFPKPNLHQKKVMVTVWWSAAGLIHHSFLNPGETITAEKYCQQIDEMHQKLRCMCPRLVNMKGPILLHDNARPHVAQPTLQKLNALGYETLPHPPYSPDLSPTDYHFFKHLDNFLHEKCFKSRDDVKTTFDDFIASRTSEFYATGINKLVSRWQKCVDCNGSYFD; from the coding sequence ATGGGCCGAAAAGCTGCCGAGACAGCTCGCGATATCAACACTGCATTTGGCCCAGAAACCACTAACGAACGTATGGCACAGTGGTGGTTCAAAAAATTCCGCAGCGGTGAAAAGAGCCTTGAAGATGAAGAGGGTCGCGGACGCCCGTCTGAGATTGATGACAATCAATTGAGAGCCTTAATCGAAGCCGACCCGCGCAAAACCATACGAGAGGTTGCGGAAGAACTCAACGTTCATAACTCAACAGTTGATCGCCACTTGAAGCAAATAGGAAAGTCAAAAAAGCTTAGCAAATGGGTGCCGCACGAACTGaacgaaaatcaaaaaaatcgtCGTTTTGAGGTATCGTCTGCTCTTCTTCTGCGCAACAAAAACGATCCGTTTCTCGACCGGATCGTGACGTGTGATGAGAAATGGATCCTCTACGACAACCGACGACGTTCCGCGCAGTGGTTGGACCGCGATGAGGCCCCACAGCACTTCCCGAAGCCGAATCTCCACCAAAAGAAGGTTATGGTGACTGTTTGGTGGTCTGCAGCCGGTCTCATCCATCACAGCTTCCTGAATCCTGGCGAGACGATTACGGCAGAGAAGTACTGCCAGCAAATCGACGAAATGCATCAAAAGCTCCGATGTATGTGCCCGAGATTGGTCAATATGAAGGGACCAATTCTCCTCCACGACAACGCCCGGCCGCACGTCGCACAACCGACCCTGCAGAAGTTGAACGCATTGGGCTACGAGACTCTGCCTCATCCACCATACTCACCGGACCTCTCGCCCACCGACTACCACTTTTTCAAGCATCTCGACAACTTCCTCCACGAGAAATGCTTCAAAAGCCGAGACGATGTCAAAACGACCTTTGATGACTTCATCGCTTCCAGGACTTCGGAATTTTACGCTACCGgcataaataaacttgtttCTCGTTGGCAAAAATGTGTTGATTGTAATGGTTCTTATTTcgattaa
- the LOC136083753 gene encoding uncharacterized protein LOC136083753, translating into MRHRNRIWEDIMSHLNSLGAKIEDINQLRNREWDYLQRATMQKFAKSLKTGAAGRQLTELDNVVLDILDRKSINVSGINVPDFNISFCMTDDALSSTPKQLSTPTATLSSSSKEVNFTLKQSDTASFISSMSDARIDCMFSPNLDNTTLVGDSRQILQDSIQNKPSMGALKNLKRKQARESLLVDGSLKKLKVCVLGLEKERLEKEQELRVKLMKLDVALRQQQIRKEKALTIYYTTATKLMHEKMQPSNQQHFVNTDTEEILLH; encoded by the exons ATGAGGCATAGAAATAGAATTTGGGAAGACATAATGTcacatttaaatagtttagggGCAAAAATTGAAGATATCAACCAGCTGCGTAATAGAGAGTGGGATTATTTGCAAAGAGCTACAATgcaaaaatttgctaaaagtCTAAAAACAG gtgCTGCAGGGAGACAACTAACAGAATTAGATAATGTTGTCTTAGACATTCTTGACAGGAAGTCAATAAATGTATCTGGAATCAATGTTCCTGATTTTAATATCTCTTTTTGTATGACAGATGATGCATTGTCATCCACTCCCAAACAACTTTCTACTCCCACTGCCACCCTTTCTTCATCAAGTAAAGAAGTAAACTTTACTTTGAAACAATCTGATACAGCTTCTTTTATTTCATCTATGTCTg atgCAAGAATTGATTGTATGTTCTCCCCTAATTTAGACAATACCACTCTTGTTGGTGATAGTCGTCAGATACTTCAAG attcaATTCAAAATAAACCATCAATGGgggcattaaaaaatttaaaaagaaaacaagctAGAGAAAGTCTCTTGGTAGatggaagtttaaaaaaattgaaagtatgTGTTTTAGGGTTAGAAAAAGAAAGATTAGAAAAAGAACAAGAGTTAAGAGTTAAACTTATGAAATTGGACGTTGCCCTCAGGCAACAGCAAATTCGAAAAGAAAAGGCTTTAACAATATATTACACAACAGCAACAAAGCTAATGCATGAGAAAATGCAACCTTCAAACCAGcaacattttgtaaatacagacacg gagGAAATTCTCTTGCATTAA
- the LOC136083754 gene encoding uncharacterized protein LOC136083754 codes for MDLIFSDEDLDFEVAENELRHRLPREFNGRSFNEDVSDNVFREQYRVPRAVLDFLETRLKDDLQHYTKRNKSISVRFQIMVFLHFIGTNVFFHVLRDCHGISTNTIYRIIHSVGEAIFNIRQEIIKWPNDCSTLPQKFMEIGGFPCVCGVLDGSHILLSNPPQADEDSLINRHHVHSINAMAVCGPDTSIFYASTNSPGRWHDAHVLRNCNLWNKFEIGELPFNGAVILADSAYPCREW; via the exons atggatttaattttttcggATGAAGATTTAGATTTCGAAGTTGCAGAAAATGAGCTTCGCCACCGATTGCCTCGAGAG TTTAATGGTCGCTCTTTTAACGAAGATGTTTCTGACAACGTTTTTCGAGAGCAGTATCGAGTCCCAAGAGCTgtattagattttttagaaaCTAGGCTTAAAGATGATTTGCAACATTATACTAAGCGAAATAAAAGCATTTCAGTACGTTTCCAGATAATGgtatttcttcattttattggcacaaatgttttttttcatgttctCAGAGACTGTCATGGAATCTCTACCAACACAATTTATCGTATTATACACAGTGTAGGAGAAGCTATTTTCAAT ATTCGACAAGAGATCATAAAGTGGCCTAATGATTGCTCCACTCTTCCACAGAAGTTCATGGAAATTGGAGGTTTTCCGTGCGTATGTGGTGTCCTGGATGGATCTCATATACTCCTTTCTAACCCTCCTCAAGCAGATGAAGATTCTCTAATCAATCGCCATCATGTCCATAGCATAAATGCAATGGCAGTATGTGGACCCGACACATCCATATTTTATGCATCGACCAACAGTCCAGGAAGGTGGCATGATGCACAT GTTCTAAGAAATTGCAACCTATGGAACAAGTTTGAAATTGGAGAGCTTCCATTTAATGGAGCTGTAATTTTGGCTGACTCTGCGTACCCATGTCGAGAATGGTAA